The following coding sequences lie in one Anomaloglossus baeobatrachus isolate aAnoBae1 chromosome 7, aAnoBae1.hap1, whole genome shotgun sequence genomic window:
- the LOC142246451 gene encoding nmrA-like family domain-containing protein 1 isoform X1, whose protein sequence is MADKKVIVVFGATGDQGRSVADALLDDGTFVVRAVTRDSNKSAAAKLKEAGAEVVSADLDDAKSVEAALSRAYGAFLVTNFWEHFSKDKEVQRVTTPWRCRMMFHCFLYFLVQGKLVADISKRLALKIVVFSGLENVKKLTEGKLEVLHIDGKGEIEEYFREIGVPMTSVRLPSYYENLLTFFKPQKNKDGDGYSLAIPMGDVLLDGMSVRDLGGVVLSILKSPSEYIGKNIGLSTEKLTVEQYAAIMSRVTGKDIKDAKITPEAYEKFNFLGAVELANMFRFYTMKPDRDVALTLKLNPKAKSFEPWMEENKEEFKDL, encoded by the exons ATGGCTGACAAGAAAGTGATTGTAGTGTTTGGAGCCACAG gagatCAGGGAAGATCGGTCGCTGACGCTCTCCTGGATGATGGCACCTTTGTGGTCAGGGCAGTGACTCGAGACTCCAACAAATCAGCAGCTGCGAAGCTAAAGGAGGCCGGAGCGGAGGTCGTGTCCGCGGATCTGGATGATGCGAAGAGCGTGGAGGCCGCACTGAGCAGGGCGTATGGGGCGTTCCTGGTCACCAACTTCTGGGAGCATTTCAGCAAGGACAAAGAGGTCCAACGGGTAACGACCCCATGGAGATGTAGAATGAT gTTTCATTGCTTTTTATATTTTCTTGTCCAGGGTAAACTGGTCGCAGATATCTCCAAGCGTCTCGCCCTGAAGATTGTGGTCTTCAGCGGCCTGGAGAATGTGAAGAAACTGACGGAGGGAAAGCTGGAGGTGCTTCATATTGATGGGAAAGGAGAAATTGAGGAATATTTCCGTGAGATCGGGGTCCCCATGACCAGCGTGCGGCTTCCCAGCTACTACGAGAACCTGCTGACCTTCTTCAAGCCCCAGAAGAACAAGGATGGCGATGGCTACTCACTAG CCATCCCGATGGGTGACGTGCTCCTGGATGGGATGTCCGTCAGAGACTTGGGCGGCGTGGTGCTCAGCATCCTGAAGTCTCCATCAGAATACATAGGAAAGAACATCGGTCTCAGCACGGAGAAGCTGACGGTGGAGCAGTATGCGGCCATAATGTCCAGAGTCACCGGCAAGGACATCAAAGACGCCAAG ATCACCCCTGAAGCCTATGAGAAGTTTAACTTCCTCGGAGCGGTAGAACTGGCCAACATGTTCCGCTTTTACACCATGAAGCCCGACAGGGACGTGGCACTGACCCTGAAGCTCAACCCCAAGGCCAAGAGCTTTGAGCCATGGATGGAGGAGAACAAGGAGGAGTTTAAAGACTTGTGA
- the LOC142246454 gene encoding nmrA-like family domain-containing protein 1 isoform X2, translating into MADKKVIVVFGATGAQGGSVAAALLDDGSFEVRAVTRDPSKPAAAKLKEAGAEVVSADLDDEKSLEAALSGAYGAFLVTNSWEHCSKEKEVQWGKVTAIISKRLALEIVVFSGLENVKKLTEGKLEVLHFDGKGEIEEYFREIEVPMTSVRLPSYFENLLTFYKPQKNKDGDGYSLAIPMGDVLMDGMSVKDLGGVVVTILKSPSEYIGKNIGLSTEKLTVEQYAAIMSRVTGKDIKDAKALPSNEKAPNGCHKLANMFRFYNMMKPDRDVALTLKLNPKAKSFEAWMEENKEAFMDS; encoded by the exons ATGGCTGACAAGAAAGTGATTGTAGTGTTTGGAGCCACAG gAGCTCAGGGTGGGTCGGTCGCTGCTGCTCTCCTGGATGATGGCAGCTTTGAGGTCAGGGCAGTGACTCGAGACCCCAGCAAACCGGCAGCTGCGAAGCTAAAGGAGGCCGGAGCGGAGGTCGTGTCCGCGGATCTGGACGATGAGAAGAGCCTGGAGGCCGCACTGAGCGGAGCGTATGGGGCGTTCCTGGTCACCAACTCCTGGGAACATTGCAGCAAAGAGAAAGAGGTCCAATGG GGTAAAGTGACTGCAATTATTTCCAAGCGTCTCGCCCTGGAGATCGTGGTCTTCAGCGGCCTGGAGAATGTGAAGAAACTGACGGAGGGAAAGCTGGAGGTGCTGCACTTTGATGGGAAAGGTGAAATTGAGGAATATTTCCGTGAGATCGAGGTCCCCATGACCAGCGTGCGGCTTCCCAGTTACTTCGAGAACCTGCTGACCTTCTACAAGCCCCAGAAGAACAAGGACGGTGATGGTTACTCACTAG CCATCCCGATGGGTGATGTGCTCATGGATGGGATGTCCGTCAAAGACTTGGGTGGCGTGGTGGTCACCATCCTGAAGTCTCCATCAGAATACATAGGAAAGAATATCGGTCTCAGCACGGAGAAGCTGACGGTGGAGCAGTATGCGGCCATAATGTCCAGAGTCACCGGCAAGGACATCAAAGACGCCAAG GCTCTGCCCTCAAATGAGAAAGCTCCTAATGGCTGCCACA AACTGGCCAACATGTTCCGCTTTTACAACATGATGAAGCCCGACAGGGACGTGGCACTGACCTTGAAGCTCAACCCCAAGGCCAAGAGCTTTGAGGCATGGATGGAGGAGAACAAGGAGGCGTTTATGGACTCATGA
- the LOC142246455 gene encoding nmrA-like family domain-containing protein 1, with translation MADKKVIVVFGATGAQGGSVAAALLDDGSFEVRAVTRDPSKPAAVKLKEAGAEVVSADLDDGRSLEAALSGAYGAFLVTNFWEHFSKEKEVTQGKLVADISKRLALEIVVFSGVENVKKLTEGKLEVLHMDGKGEVEEYFRDIWVPMTSVRLPSYYENLLTFFRPQKNKDGDGYSLAVPMGDVLWDGMSVRDLGGVVVSILKSPSEYIGKNIGLSTEKLTVEQYAAIMSRVTGKDIKDAKITPEAYEKLGFPGAAELANMFRFYTKKPERDVAMTKKLNPKAKSFEPWMEENKEAFKDL, from the exons ATGGCTGACAAGAAAGTGATTGTAGTGTTTGGAGCCACAG GAGCTCAGGGTGGGTCGGTCGCTGCCGCTCTCCTGGATGATGGCAGCTTTGAGGTCAGGGCAGTGACTCGAGACCCCAGCAAACCGGCAGCTGTGAAGCTAAAGGAGGCCGGAGCGGAGGTCGTGTCCGCGGATCTAGACGATGGGAGGAGCCTGGAGGCCGCACTGAGCGGAGCGTATGGTGCGTTCCTGGTCACCAACTTCTGGGAGCATTTCAGCAAAGAGAAGGAGGTCACACAG GGTAAACTAGTCGCAGATATCTCCAAGCGTCTCGCCCTGGAGATCGTGGTCTTCAGCGGCGTGGAGAATGTGAAGAAACTAACGGAGGGAAAGCTGGAGGTGCTTCATATGGATGGAAAAGGAGAAGTTGAGGAATATTTCCGAGATATCTGGGTCCCGATGACCAGCGTGCGGCTTCCCAGTTACTACGAGAACCTGCTGACCTTCTTCAGGCCCCAGAAGAACAAGGACGGTGATGGCTACTCACTAG CGGTTCCGATGGGTGATGTGCTCTGGGATGGGATGTCCGTCAGAGACTTGGGTGGCGTGGTGGTCAGCATCCTGAAGTCTCCATCAGAATACATAGGAAAGAACATCGGTCTCAGCACGGAGAAGCTGACGGTGGAGCAGTATGCGGCCATAATGTCCAGAGTCACCGGCAAGGACATCAAAGACGCCAAG ATCACCCCTGAAGCCTATGAGAAGCTCGGCTTCCCCGGAGCGGCAGAACTGGCCAACATGTTCCGCTTTTACACCAAGAAGCCCGAAAGGGACGTGGCGATGACCAAGAAGCTCAACCCCAAGGCCAAGAGCTTTGAGCCATGGATGGAGGAGAACAAGGAGGCGTTTAAGGACTTGTGA
- the LOC142246451 gene encoding nmrA-like family domain-containing protein 1 isoform X2, whose product MADKKVIVVFGATGDQGRSVADALLDDGTFVVRAVTRDSNKSAAAKLKEAGAEVVSADLDDAKSVEAALSRAYGAFLVTNFWEHFSKDKEVQRGKLVADISKRLALKIVVFSGLENVKKLTEGKLEVLHIDGKGEIEEYFREIGVPMTSVRLPSYYENLLTFFKPQKNKDGDGYSLAIPMGDVLLDGMSVRDLGGVVLSILKSPSEYIGKNIGLSTEKLTVEQYAAIMSRVTGKDIKDAKITPEAYEKFNFLGAVELANMFRFYTMKPDRDVALTLKLNPKAKSFEPWMEENKEEFKDL is encoded by the exons ATGGCTGACAAGAAAGTGATTGTAGTGTTTGGAGCCACAG gagatCAGGGAAGATCGGTCGCTGACGCTCTCCTGGATGATGGCACCTTTGTGGTCAGGGCAGTGACTCGAGACTCCAACAAATCAGCAGCTGCGAAGCTAAAGGAGGCCGGAGCGGAGGTCGTGTCCGCGGATCTGGATGATGCGAAGAGCGTGGAGGCCGCACTGAGCAGGGCGTATGGGGCGTTCCTGGTCACCAACTTCTGGGAGCATTTCAGCAAGGACAAAGAGGTCCAACGG GGTAAACTGGTCGCAGATATCTCCAAGCGTCTCGCCCTGAAGATTGTGGTCTTCAGCGGCCTGGAGAATGTGAAGAAACTGACGGAGGGAAAGCTGGAGGTGCTTCATATTGATGGGAAAGGAGAAATTGAGGAATATTTCCGTGAGATCGGGGTCCCCATGACCAGCGTGCGGCTTCCCAGCTACTACGAGAACCTGCTGACCTTCTTCAAGCCCCAGAAGAACAAGGATGGCGATGGCTACTCACTAG CCATCCCGATGGGTGACGTGCTCCTGGATGGGATGTCCGTCAGAGACTTGGGCGGCGTGGTGCTCAGCATCCTGAAGTCTCCATCAGAATACATAGGAAAGAACATCGGTCTCAGCACGGAGAAGCTGACGGTGGAGCAGTATGCGGCCATAATGTCCAGAGTCACCGGCAAGGACATCAAAGACGCCAAG ATCACCCCTGAAGCCTATGAGAAGTTTAACTTCCTCGGAGCGGTAGAACTGGCCAACATGTTCCGCTTTTACACCATGAAGCCCGACAGGGACGTGGCACTGACCCTGAAGCTCAACCCCAAGGCCAAGAGCTTTGAGCCATGGATGGAGGAGAACAAGGAGGAGTTTAAAGACTTGTGA
- the LOC142246454 gene encoding nmrA-like family domain-containing protein 1 isoform X1: MADKKVIVVFGATGAQGGSVAAALLDDGSFEVRAVTRDPSKPAAAKLKEAGAEVVSADLDDEKSLEAALSGAYGAFLVTNSWEHCSKEKEVQWGKVTAIISKRLALEIVVFSGLENVKKLTEGKLEVLHFDGKGEIEEYFREIEVPMTSVRLPSYFENLLTFYKPQKNKDGDGYSLAIPMGDVLMDGMSVKDLGGVVVTILKSPSEYIGKNIGLSTEKLTVEQYAAIMSRVTGKDIKDAKITPEAYEKLSFPGAAELANMFRFYNMMKPDRDVALTLKLNPKAKSFEAWMEENKEAFMDS; this comes from the exons ATGGCTGACAAGAAAGTGATTGTAGTGTTTGGAGCCACAG gAGCTCAGGGTGGGTCGGTCGCTGCTGCTCTCCTGGATGATGGCAGCTTTGAGGTCAGGGCAGTGACTCGAGACCCCAGCAAACCGGCAGCTGCGAAGCTAAAGGAGGCCGGAGCGGAGGTCGTGTCCGCGGATCTGGACGATGAGAAGAGCCTGGAGGCCGCACTGAGCGGAGCGTATGGGGCGTTCCTGGTCACCAACTCCTGGGAACATTGCAGCAAAGAGAAAGAGGTCCAATGG GGTAAAGTGACTGCAATTATTTCCAAGCGTCTCGCCCTGGAGATCGTGGTCTTCAGCGGCCTGGAGAATGTGAAGAAACTGACGGAGGGAAAGCTGGAGGTGCTGCACTTTGATGGGAAAGGTGAAATTGAGGAATATTTCCGTGAGATCGAGGTCCCCATGACCAGCGTGCGGCTTCCCAGTTACTTCGAGAACCTGCTGACCTTCTACAAGCCCCAGAAGAACAAGGACGGTGATGGTTACTCACTAG CCATCCCGATGGGTGATGTGCTCATGGATGGGATGTCCGTCAAAGACTTGGGTGGCGTGGTGGTCACCATCCTGAAGTCTCCATCAGAATACATAGGAAAGAATATCGGTCTCAGCACGGAGAAGCTGACGGTGGAGCAGTATGCGGCCATAATGTCCAGAGTCACCGGCAAGGACATCAAAGACGCCAAG ATCACCCCTGAAGCCTATGAGAAGCTCTCCTTCCCCGGAGCGGCAGAACTGGCCAACATGTTCCGCTTTTACAACATGATGAAGCCCGACAGGGACGTGGCACTGACCTTGAAGCTCAACCCCAAGGCCAAGAGCTTTGAGGCATGGATGGAGGAGAACAAGGAGGCGTTTATGGACTCATGA